The sequence ccaatccttataaattctttctgggacaatgatacatgagtaaggaatctatagattacaagtttgactcatgtttcataggtttttagaaatgggaggaatgtatcatgagactgcttgcttccttttatatctcttcaataaaacggatcacatatgcctaatttcctccttagcgtgcagaatctatcttcactcaagggttttgtgaatatgtcggctaattgtttttcagtgcatatatgctcatatgtttccattttgcacatgatccctaataaaatgatatcttatttctatgtgtttggctttaggaatgagatatttagaatataagccagaagtgatctctaaatgtagattccaaagatagttttgaaatcaagtgtagatggaatctttttcaagttatttcaaggagtatcaagaataatattcaaagaaagcacgaatgaaaatccaatatcctcctttttttttaatatattaagtatatagcaacatgagagcaatctaattaatttttagagtatagtataagagcagataaagatcaaaacttatatactcaaaaaatataagattatgttgaatccttaattcttaatgacttcaaagttctttcatgatataaaagtattggagcatagataccaagacatgaatttatgcaatgtaggatatataaaattcagagcattgaaagttcttttaaacctctcttaaagactttcttttactcctttaaagatcatagcatcaaaatcaattaaaatgaattggctcatgattgaaacactaaagtgcaagccaataagagctcattagtagattccaaagtaaatttccaatactaagacaaatggaatccttttcacttagttttcaaaacaagtgatttaccaattaagtacagataaaaatccaactttcaaaagatattcaatgaagcacaaagtttaataccactttacatttagtattctttctcttatctttagttgaatttcagattttaatgataaacgtgaataaaactgaacctttatgatatcaagaatgtagagtgatctagagttattcaaaatttatagcaatcactctttttaatcttttaagaacaagttatgcttcctcttaatctttgagaaaatgtactgaaatattaatcagaaaatgattcatttgaagctcaaattctttcaagagcatttacattttctttcttttaagaatcatttgagtgagctgaaatatttctagacttgagatcattcactcttttaataatatatatacatatatattttgatgaaagtctttaacaatgtaggagaggaaaaaaaaatatatagatgaccattgaagtatatgtatttatagaactcaatttcttaatcaaggtttttcagcaatgtatatatgaagcacaataaatcttttcaatatcaaaataaaatcatatattaaaaaatatttgtttgcaatcaagatcatcaaaagacacatcattcagaccaatattagtacactttgaagataagaaatgatatgtttcagatgcgtatcagggcaagcaatcaaggcatcagaattattctatttttcttaagctgtaattttatctagaaattcatattgagttattccccaaaatgatgcaatcattgaagcatataatgaaggttacaaaaatacaatgatagaggcatttttaaattaagtttaagcttttatacaacatcagattctgaatttcataaaaattttcaaggagcctttcaggattataatttgagatatgcatcttctacattgtagctcatcttaaattattaagattgaagacacatatttcaagaacattagagcacatccagaatctttgtaattcatattgaattttggtacaaattggaggatattatgtactaatgttaggcaagataaaagatatgtcagaatcaatccattttgcctaatttgcaaattcaaattaaatttttttttatttttcaaaatatattcattaaaacaaaatgatgttgttgttggtaataacatgtttcaatcaaaatttataggcataaagcattacaagttatatctaggaaagatctttgctatttgaatattgaaaacacataattcaaaatatgcaaaacataacaagcatgtcatggatcaaaatcaattcttttcaaataaaattttctttatttaaatacaatttagcactgattttatccttaaggtgtgttttcaagtgattcaaacttcatttgatttttcataaccttcttatatatttttatttatttatcattcattctccaaatttttaatttctttctttaaccattcaatgaacattttgattatcttcatttatttttcggttttacttttctatgctctatattctatttgctccctatccggtggagttggaaggggcacgaggtactaccactagcctccctcttgtgccgtccctaatatgccctgcaccgaatagttgggtcaaatagtgccgggtactaccactagcctctccattggcaccatccctataatgagcaatgtagaaatgttaaactattctatttagcaacaagatattcactccaaactctccctatttaaatataattaattacggattttatcccttccaaaagaatgttcacacaagtctcataaatatgctgaatatattatgcttgtgctgcttttacttaagattggagtatttacttagcttttacttcttcggagcaatgttcattttctttttctttatctctctctctttttgttattttcaagtagttacatgaaagagcagaataaagaattaatctaatatgctgcatataaatatatatcatgcaaacagcattttcattatgcccaatgattcatagcttatcacaagttattttgaattagagatttgaggcataaacttgtgtatttcatggttatgcattatataggaaaaagtaaacttcaatttaatcacaccatgaaacaatcatcactagcatgagaatgaagcatgatatcaagatgatcagcaattaaaggtttaatcatgctaccatataatttcagattattgattttgctcaactaactcacaagagaagagtttagattaccagtgtatttagcattcttcaagccaaataccttttagattctttacacccttggctgaagaaaatctctctccttttttttgtttgcaaaggaatgtttattgtatctttcatcaaggtgtccttcaagttgaaatttcttgctcataaatcctgtatcattaataaactctttttctttcttgaaggaaagtcattagtttcttcaagatacaaaacattcatacaatatatttctttagctagatgactcaacataagatatgacaataattgaatattaagtcactttactcaagagattgtctaaatataagcaagcacaagtcacttgaactaaagagataattttattaaataatatggttcaaggacacccatgtgaggcaataggaagatttatcaaagtcaaaccaatttttttttttattttcagaagcaatttagcttagattctatttgcttaaaataattatcaataagatataccagttaagttttaatcaagttattttaaatagttgtttctatcaaaattctggttatgattcggctttcaatacaaataatcttgttttagagagataggcaattttcttttagattaattaagattttatatttgacttatgggagatggttcaaaggaattaatattcatacttttagaatatttttatgctcagattaaacatgacgtgTTAACATTAATCAATAGAATTCGAGATAATTTTATGTAAggatattaatcattcaatcaaggatacagtgattatactaaatgagacactttaaagatcagatttattaatcttagatttttgaatagtcttgagaattacaaaaaaaaatcattgttataaaactttttagtagaattttcattatgatcacgacacattaatcatttatgattgaaacatatgatgcatacatgcgacttatagagtaaatcataatatatttcaaataatcacataaggaatgagtgatattatgataaattatactcataccttcacaaataatgaaataagatttcataagtattatgctcaataaagttttaacatgaaggtatgaaatcagcatcaagtgtttatactagagaggaaatttagatttttgtaaacttgaagaagaaggttatatatatatccattcattgttttcttatcatgatgcaagcactagagagtttcatgctaaactcgttgagataaaatttaacatatgaggcatttaaaaactttgatgcagagagtatcgtaatttcataaaaaagataatttcaatacacgaagtagaatgttaaaccttatactaaatttaatgaataaaatgagacttatctttaattatgtgtcaatgcacccatttgtatgaaaatttcatttgttccatgggtagcttggcacacctacatctataccctcatatttttcattttgggtacccaagcttgcttgggtccttgagggttagtgcatatggttccttttggaatccaaatttgtttaatcgtaataactttaccatttgatttattcgaatTAGAACCATaaataaagtttttatgcccaatctttttatatttgaaataagttatcttatttgatggtttgcttggcaaattgataacctttttctttagggttttattattgagcaaaggaatccagccaagtcttgatttatcaaaaacagcatgttggctttcaaacatcgtttttaatttttctgaacttacagtgaatttgttaataaaagattttaattggttgatttcttcatttaggttttgattttctttaattaaattctgatttttctgaatcaattgttctgaatttaaccttaagctttcattttcagaatttagtttgtcttgtatttcagcaaaagaatttctttcttttgaaatttttagatttagtttcttagaatttttattcttcatagctagttttctacattcacaatacaattcatgaaaagcatttaataattcatcataagaaaattcttcttgaaaatcatttgatgtaagagtagattcagattgtaccttatcttcttgtgccataaagcacaagttagttacccctTGTACttctttggagctagtatcatcattgttgctcctaacttttattttcttgcttgactcttccttggtcaaggctttcttcctttttatctctttcttactttcttcttgcttcctcttcttctttgtctttaggaagcttttgaatttttcggtgtttgggtatggatccttgttttcatcaccgaattcttcatttgttgttctttcttccggattgggagattcaacatcgttttctgcaggctcactgttagtatgtaattgaagcatatgtgagctaaacagaatattgtcataaatattttctaaagtatcccagatttccttagcagataaacatgcagagattttattaaattcagtttcatggatagcacaatatagtatgttcatagcattagcattcaattgtgctaagtctttttcattaatagtgtgagagagtgagtgagggcctctagtaatgatgtaccataattcatagtttgaagcttgaatgaatatcctcattctagctttccaataagtgtagtttgtgccattaaatagaggtggtctatcaattaattgtccctctcctatagaacaTTCCACTTggattgtcatgatctttaactcttgattgtgagatcaatgggtactattagagcaccttgctctgataccacttgttgcccaaggtgacaatccaagagggggggtgaattggtttcttctaaatttttggtacttttaaaactttctaaattaagtgtaatggatgctctcttaggttatttaagtgagttaatctaatgcaagaagagaagataaagcaagagaaaatgaaagcacaaacacaatgcaaacacaccaatatatagtggttcggtgctctccttagcacctacgtccactccccaagcgtacccttgggaattcactataatcttgcggattacagttggattgttttccgggctcacaatccaaaaaccttgttggttttacgggctcaccaacgaacctatacacttggttttccgggctcaccaagaaccttgttggttttgcgggctcaccaacgaacctatacaactttggttttccgggttcaccaaaaatctttgttggttttgcgggcttaccaacgaacctttgttggttttgcgggcttaccaacgaacctttacaaagtgtttatacaaatgaaaagaaaagatttaaactcctagatgagcatataaagcaatatgaacaacaagaagagttagaaagaaattatcgctttgaagtcgctttgctcttcttggtcaaggaagcttcactcttcaatgggggaaggagctcttaatgcctctttgaatctgctcaatccctttctttgattcttgaatgaagctcttgatgaagcttgtcttgctagggttctctcttgaatgcacttgatgtattttccccaaaagcttgcttcctctgatgaatactccctcttaaatacttctccaacctccaaatagtcctttctgaccgttggattgaagaaactagccgtttatagccgttgggagtccaaaaagcatttctgcacaactagccgttatgttcagcccgtgtttgggtcggctcaacctgtccttgggtcgacccaaccttcacttgggtcgactcaaccatttcttgggtcgaccctctcagaaaacacagaaacttgaaattcagccttctgttgccttgggtcgacccaacctttctttgggtcgacccaaggtcagcttcagaaaattcagagccttgaatttcagcctttcttcacttgggtcgactcaacctttctttgggtcgactcaaggtttacttgggtcgactcaacttcttcttgggtcgaccctctcagtaaatccagagagcattcttcctttgcattttgaggttctttggaggttgggtcgactcttgcttaccttgggtcgacccaactcactgttcatttgtgctgtttttgcaggagtgtgccagatgattcctcgatgtgccggggtcgacccaatcaacctatgggtcgactcaatccacactttgctgcattctcaaggttagtttcatccaaatgaacaagaccatatatatatttccaattaagcaaatgtactgagagcaatgaacttataaatgaagtatcaattttaacttatagcatactctagagaattgcttgttaatcatcaaaataacactatcatcctcacataTCCTATATTTGATTAACTAATCTGGGTATATTTGGCAAAATTGGAGCCACCCCAATGTGATGAGCAAGTATGTTGGATTAGGGCTATGAATCAAATTAGAGCACCTGAATGGCACCATTGCCTGTGACTTAAACTGACCTATTCTGTTACTTTTAGCATGCATTTTTATGGCTTAATTCTTGacaattttttccttttgtgCAAGTTGTGATCTTTCATTGTTATAAGAAAGGCACACCAAATCAACCCGAACTACCCGGTTCGGGTTGTACCAACCTGAACTGGCATGGTATAGGGTTAGTTTAGGGGTTTGGCTTGGTAAAGGATTTGAGCCAGTTGTACCAGCCTGAACTGAGCGGATTTGGAGTAATTCAGGATGGTTTGGGCCGCGTTTTTCccattttccttctttctttcccctttttcttttttccttccttcctttcctttttcttttttctttcctttcttcatttctttatttttcttctcccatctttcatttcttcccttttgcttcttcttcttcccttcttttctttccttttcttcttttcttcatctctttctttccttttctttttcttcccttcctttctttcattttctccttcttttcttcctttctttcttttctttttcttcttcttcttcttccttgtgtGGATGGGTACTTTATCCGGGGAATAAAATGCCATAAAATTATTCAAAAAGTCTGCATTACCAAACATTAATTATACATGGAACTGCTAATGTTAAACTCATTCAAAAGTATTTGCAATATCAGAAACAACTTCCAGCATAACATTTTCATTGAACTCTTAATTCCATATTTACAATCCACTATCCTCCATTTAGGTCTCATTTGAGATTGTTGTAGGTTGTAGAGCTTTTGTATATATCTCTAGATTTTAGAGCTTTCACTAGTAGAGTTTTTTATGAAAAGTTGTTTACTATTTGGTAACTATTTTCTGAAGTGTTGTAGAACTTTAGCATTTGCTTGATAACCAAACTAAAAAGTGCTTTTAGTATCGAGAAAtgataataaaagaaattatATAGCGATTTCAATTGTCTAACTACTAGTACTATCAACAACTATTATTATAAAGTATtcttaatttataaattatttattttgatatttaatctaataatataataaataataaattttaaatttattatgaaatataatgattataaaataataatatgatattattattttagtatgttataaatataatataataatgttattatagtataataacactatattaatctaatatgattgTTATAATTTAATAATGATGATAGTAATATAGtattatcataatataatataatatattgtactatattatgttatattgtaTCATCAAAAATTGTTATTATAAAGTATCAGTaacttgtaattttttttaaaattagtttttttaaaaaatttcattgCGGGGACTCGAACCAGCATCTCATCTAACAAATAGTTTCTCGTCACATCTCAAGCAGAGCTTTTGCCCAAAATCTATAAATCCTACTAGATCCTTTTGAGCTTTGGAAGGGGTAGAAaactatttcaaaatttttaccaaacatctcaaaatcatccaaaagagtttttggccctccaaaagtgcTTTTTATCCCTCCTAAAGCAATGCCAAATGAGACCTTATATCCAATAGTATTTGTTTCTACTTGATCTTTGGTCAACACTTACGAGGTCTTAATAACATTTAGATACAAATGAgatatgtaatttattttttttatggagaAAGCATATTAATGATTATGCACCACTTCACTCTAAGGGAGGAGTCTATTGTTGAACAACctggaagaaaacagatcagaaaAATAACTCTTAATAGTAATATTATGTATCGTGTTTAATAAAGAAACATGTCATGCGGGAACCTTATATCCTAGAAAAAGTGCTCCACCCACACACATAGACCTACATCAAACTACATGTAAAAATTAAAGGAAGTAATCAAttgtttaaatatgttgatgacGGATCTAAGATGATAGTTCAGTTCTGCCTCATAAAGAAACGTAACCTCATGGATGGACTTGCTTCAAAATGAtcatttgtttaaaaaaaaaacattgagcaaTCATAGAGTCTTTGCTATTATTTTTTGACGAGTCCACAAGGATTGAAATCTTCATAATAAGACCAAACCACATGGCTCTATGCtgcaaaattttcttaatatctCAAATTATTAAATATTGCAACTGTCAACGGGATAATTCCTGGAATAACAAATAATATATTTGGAATATTCAATATGATTCTAGGCAAGTATCCATGAATAGATGTTTACATACGTAGGCCGAGCAAAAACTAAACAAGTATTGTTATTAACTAAAAGTACTTTGAACATCCATAAACTATAACCGGGTACTTCAAACAGTAACCAAGGCTTAATTGGATACTTCAAAGTTACAATGCAGTACTTTTAAACATCTACAAACCTTAAATTAatcctcaaaaataaaaaaatgaaaaagaaaaaaccaaaaTATGTTGTACCAGTATTGTACTGATATGCATTTAGGTGCATACTTGGTACTGAATCTGGGGACCTTCGTTATAACATTTCCCTTTTGTGGGTGACTAAGATGAAAATTAGTTTTCAATTTGATATTACATGACTTAATAACAATAACTGACTTTCTTCTCATTTATGGCAAGCAGGGAAGTTCCCAATTATCACATTTGAGGAGTTTATTGCGATTGCTCTAGATGCTGATAGAATTGTTGGGATATATCCAGAGATCAAAAATCCAATTTTCATCAATCAGCATGTAAGTGACCTTCACATTTGTGCactaaaattatgagttatgacTATCCTGAAATATAGAATTTCTAGGATCACTATTATTATTTCAAAACAAAGACAATAACCTAATAAAAACTGGCTATTGAACATAACATTATTTTGTGGGCTACTCTGGTATTGGCTTTGTCCTCCAACTGTAGACAAATGGAGATCGATGGATACCTCATTGATTACATGGACTTGATTACCAAGATCATTCAACATATCTCATCTCGGTTTACTGCACCAAAGGATGTGATTTCAAGTTCTTTCATGCTTCTCTGTAATTAGAcaatctctcttttcttttttcaagtACATGTATCACTCATATCTGTCGTATACAAAATGAGGATCCATAGGAATCAACTTACTAATTTCTTGACTAACTTAAACGACTTCTATTACATTAACCGTTCAACTTCCTTCAActagtttttattttatatcttaaTGAGATTTATTTGCTCTTTATTATGTAGTTCTATGAATGACCTACTGCTCTTTCTGACAGATCAAATGGGCTAATGGAAAGAAGTTTGAGGACAAGTTTGTGGAGACGCTACTGAAGTATGGATATAAAGGGGCATACAAGTCAAAGGACTGGGTAAAGCAGCCAATATTCATACAGTCCTTTGCTCCAACTTCTCTAAtttatatttcaaacatgaCAGACTCTCCAAAGATCTTCCTAATTGATGATGTCACTGTTCCAACTCAAGATACAAATCAGGTTTCGCTTTTCCCTGAGATGATATTCTACTGgataataatttttcattgagATTTGGACTCAGCATAATGATGAATTAGAATTTACAGTCGGTTCACCTTGCAAAAGAAATATAAGATGCTTTGTTTATATACTATATGATGATTCTGTGATTCACATTCTCAATGGATGGATAATTTGGTGAAACTATCTTTCGTGTTGTTGTCTAGACACTGTTCTCTGATGATTTATTACATTACGAACCATTTTTTCCCTACTTGCTAATGGCTCATCTTGTGCTGTGTGCAGTCTTATTGGGAAATTACCTCAGATGGTTATCTTGAATATATAAAAGACTACGTGGTTGGGATTGGACCATGGAAGGACACTGTTGTTCCTCCAGAGAACAATTATTTGACTACTCCCACTGATCTTGTTGCAAAAGCACATGCTCATGATCTTCAGGTGAGATGTTTGAACATATGCTCATTGTTAGATGCATTGGGTAGTTTCAGTGCTTCATGTGATTATGTAAACATTAACATGGCTTTCTCAACATCAGTTCACAAGAATACTGTGTGAACCTCAAATCTGCTTATCTTTGCACTTACTGTGACTACATATAGGCTATATGGCAGCTCTCCAGGTCTTCATCTGATAAGATGACCAGAAAGATActtgaaaatttgaaaataagagcatgcaaaatatttctaTCTGCAGGATTAAATTTTAATGTTTAAACTTATAATGCAATGTTGAATCACAATGTGTTCTGAAATAAGCAAATGATCAGTTAAACATACATAAACATACGTGTGTgtagatacatatatatgaaCCACTCTAACATAAATtcttatgtcctactttttgaTTCTTGGTTATCGTTTGCTTAATATCATCTGCCTTTCATCTGTACCATCTTTAGAATGGACTTGAAGTTTCTTGTAATGTTTGCCACCATGTTAATTTCCCCTGGTCAACTGCTGTAGGATGTTAGAGCAAATGCTTACTCTTATCAGATGTTGGTGATTGCAGGTGCACCCATACACTTATAGGAATGAAAACATGTTCTTACACTTCAACTTTCATCAGGACCCATATGTTGAATATGCTTACTGGATAAAAAGGATTGGGGTTGATGGATTGTTCACAGATTTCACCGGAAGCCTTCATCAGTATCAGGAATGGGTAGCTACATCTGCCAAAGATGAAAAGGATGCTTCTAGCTTATTGCATAAAATTTCACTTATGATATCATCTTACAGGGGATGAACATTTAGTCAAACTAAGGTGTTC is a genomic window of Phoenix dactylifera cultivar Barhee BC4 chromosome 4, palm_55x_up_171113_PBpolish2nd_filt_p, whole genome shotgun sequence containing:
- the LOC103718210 gene encoding glycerophosphodiester phosphodiesterase GDPD6-like isoform X1, translated to MTFLWFLPFLLLSLFEGTVGRPFYPLPSKIDYKDKQPLQTSRPYNIAHRGSNGELPEETAAAYLRAIDEGADFIETDILASKDGSLICFHDVTLDDTTDIADHKEFAHRKRTYEVQGSNMTGFFVVDFTLKELKTLRVKQRYKFRDQQYNGKFPIITFEEFIAIALDADRIVGIYPEIKNPIFINQHIKWANGKKFEDKFVETLLKYGYKGAYKSKDWVKQPIFIQSFAPTSLIYISNMTDSPKIFLIDDVTVPTQDTNQSYWEITSDGYLEYIKDYVVGIGPWKDTVVPPENNYLTTPTDLVAKAHAHDLQVHPYTYRNENMFLHFNFHQDPYVEYAYWIKRIGVDGLFTDFTGSLHQYQEWVATSAKDEKDASSLLHKISLMISSYRG
- the LOC103718210 gene encoding glycerophosphodiester phosphodiesterase GDPD6-like isoform X2, which gives rise to MTFLWFLPFLLLSLFEGTVGRPFYPLPSKIDYKDKQPLQTSRPYNIAHRGSNGELPEETAAAYLRAIDEGADFIETDILASKDGSLICFHDVTLDDTTDIADHKEFAHRKRTYEVQGSNMTGFFVGKFPIITFEEFIAIALDADRIVGIYPEIKNPIFINQHIKWANGKKFEDKFVETLLKYGYKGAYKSKDWVKQPIFIQSFAPTSLIYISNMTDSPKIFLIDDVTVPTQDTNQSYWEITSDGYLEYIKDYVVGIGPWKDTVVPPENNYLTTPTDLVAKAHAHDLQVHPYTYRNENMFLHFNFHQDPYVEYAYWIKRIGVDGLFTDFTGSLHQYQEWVATSAKDEKDASSLLHKISLMISSYRG